From a single Candidatus Bathyarchaeia archaeon genomic region:
- a CDS encoding glycoside hydrolase family 32 protein, whose amino-acid sequence MKAQFEITISGRYLHLPVKVGAQPLRLRLLYMNKVVREFEMKFAYKEPDFWVFWVFSDVSIYRGRRIVVEIEDSNFPYNTADHIIQSDHLDNRLYPNLYREPYRPQFHFTSRRGWINDPNGLVYYGGEYHLFYQHNPYGCKWGDMHWGHAVATDLLHWKELGEALEPDEMGTIWSGSAVVDWKNTAGFQTCDKPPLVLIYTSAGDTSPLSRGKPFTISIAYSNDSGRTWTKYEKNPVLPNIVGQNRDPKVFWHEPSQQWVMVLYLDKNDYGLFSSPNLKEWEELCRITIPEASECPDMFELPINGDRWSSKWVFWVADGRYVLGSFNGEKFERETEPQRLSWGDSYAAQTWNDIPPEDGRRLQIAWLKIKNGAPNMPFSQQMTFPCALTLHKTRGGLRLFGEPVKEIQKLHGRRLVKENFYLSGRMDLTKGLSSDLLDVRVEFQIEAGSEFGLIIRGIPVTYNVMSERITCLNRSAPLKPNDGKIRLQVLVDKTSIEVFGNDGAIILSVGAIFDSSDRLLEAYSRGGKTKVKLLEIYELSSVWREQDAD is encoded by the coding sequence TTGAAGGCACAATTCGAAATCACTATTTCGGGCAGATACCTGCATTTACCAGTTAAGGTGGGCGCCCAGCCGCTAAGGCTGAGATTGCTCTATATGAATAAAGTGGTGCGAGAGTTTGAGATGAAGTTCGCTTATAAAGAGCCTGATTTCTGGGTGTTCTGGGTGTTCTCGGATGTCAGCATTTATAGAGGTAGAAGAATTGTGGTTGAGATCGAGGATTCAAACTTTCCATATAATACCGCGGATCATATAATTCAAAGTGACCATTTAGATAACAGATTATACCCAAACCTATATAGGGAGCCATATCGCCCCCAATTTCACTTCACGTCCCGTCGCGGATGGATTAACGATCCTAATGGGCTCGTGTATTATGGAGGGGAGTACCATCTTTTCTATCAGCATAACCCGTATGGATGTAAATGGGGTGATATGCATTGGGGACATGCCGTTGCCACAGATCTACTTCACTGGAAAGAGCTGGGCGAAGCTCTCGAACCCGATGAGATGGGAACAATATGGTCTGGCTCAGCTGTAGTAGACTGGAAGAATACGGCAGGCTTCCAAACATGCGACAAGCCTCCCCTAGTGCTTATCTACACGTCAGCCGGAGATACCTCGCCTCTGTCTAGAGGGAAGCCCTTTACGATATCTATAGCATATAGCAATGATTCGGGCAGAACATGGACAAAATATGAGAAGAACCCTGTGTTGCCTAATATTGTTGGGCAGAATCGTGATCCGAAAGTGTTTTGGCATGAACCATCTCAACAATGGGTAATGGTGCTTTACCTAGACAAAAACGATTATGGACTATTTTCTTCACCGAACCTTAAGGAATGGGAGGAACTATGCAGAATAACTATCCCTGAAGCCAGCGAATGCCCCGACATGTTTGAACTGCCAATCAATGGAGATCGATGGAGCAGTAAATGGGTCTTCTGGGTTGCTGATGGACGATATGTTTTAGGCTCATTTAATGGAGAGAAATTTGAGCGAGAGACAGAGCCGCAGAGACTATCTTGGGGAGACAGCTACGCCGCCCAAACTTGGAACGATATACCGCCTGAAGATGGGCGGAGGCTCCAAATAGCATGGTTAAAGATTAAAAATGGGGCGCCAAACATGCCTTTCAGTCAACAAATGACCTTTCCGTGCGCGCTTACGCTCCATAAAACAAGGGGTGGGCTACGCTTATTTGGAGAACCAGTTAAAGAGATTCAGAAACTACATGGTAGAAGACTAGTTAAAGAGAACTTTTATCTTTCAGGTAGAATGGATTTGACAAAAGGATTGAGCAGCGACCTTCTTGACGTACGAGTAGAATTCCAAATTGAGGCCGGATCGGAGTTCGGTCTTATTATACGAGGGATACCGGTTACGTATAATGTTATGTCAGAAAGAATTACTTGTCTAAATAGGAGCGCACCCCTCAAGCCTAATGACGGGAAGATTCGACTACAGGTTCTTGTGGACAAAACATCCATAGAGGTATTCGGCAATGATGGGGCAATAATACTTTCGGTTGGAGCCATCTTCGATAGTTCTGATAGGTTGCTGGAAGCTTACAGTAGAGGCGGAAAAACCAAGGTTAAGCTTCTAGAGATATACGAACTCAGCTCTGTATGGCGAGAACAAGACGCTGATTAA
- a CDS encoding nitroreductase family protein yields MDVFEAIQKRRSVRAYEPMPIPREMLKKILEAARLAPSAGNIQPWHFIVVTDAEKRRRLAEAPFAGFLKEAPVVIVGCGNQRASPKWFMVDVAIAMQNMVLAATAEGLGTCWVGSFNEDKVRDLLKIPSDYRVVALLALGYPRNKLDIQGGMIHLIRRRKSLEDIVGFEEFGGKFLSK; encoded by the coding sequence ATGGATGTTTTTGAGGCTATTCAGAAGAGGCGTTCGGTTAGAGCCTATGAACCGATGCCTATCCCTAGGGAAATGTTGAAGAAGATTTTAGAGGCAGCTAGGCTTGCGCCCTCCGCAGGGAATATTCAGCCTTGGCACTTTATAGTTGTGACCGATGCCGAGAAAAGAAGACGGCTTGCCGAAGCGCCTTTCGCGGGCTTTCTAAAGGAGGCGCCTGTCGTCATCGTTGGCTGTGGAAACCAGAGGGCTTCTCCAAAATGGTTTATGGTTGACGTCGCTATAGCTATGCAAAACATGGTTTTGGCTGCGACAGCCGAGGGGCTTGGAACATGCTGGGTTGGCAGCTTTAATGAGGATAAGGTTAGAGATCTGCTCAAAATACCAAGCGATTACCGGGTGGTTGCATTACTTGCCCTAGGATACCCGCGTAACAAACTTGACATTCAGGGTGGGATGATCCACTTAATTAGAAGACGTAAAAGCTTAGAAGATATAGTTGGCTTTGAGGAGTTTGGCGGAAAATTTTTAAGTAAATGA
- a CDS encoding ATPase domain-containing protein, whose translation MNVEGAGCAGKAQSGISGLDDLINGGFPKGSLIVLAGNPGTGKTIFSARFLYHGAVNCEEKGIYVSFAENRENFLKNMLSLGLDFEKLEKEGKFRFLDMLTVRGEAVQTVLETMFKEASNIGAKRLVLDSFSALAQAFKETHEARIILHTILSKITRLMGCTTILIVETPHGEERIGLGIEEFVADGIILLRRTRLDGRLLRDLELLKMRGTPIAETQAVFTLKDGFKVFPPFKPKPIKKSSRFQPQPDTEEYFSTGSPDLDEMLGGGYLKGSTVLIDIGEQISTLQYHLIAAVTACNFITQGRGVIIVPSRGVDTSLIFERVEEYGLTIDEVNRLLRICVKEYPGFKSKPYLIAFGGKSIDEDYAKYMKGEQELIESTSQPILHVIGVDTLIDDYGVRETISAIRTYATRVRETDGLGIVLLKPGYPRLAKILSATADIHLKITREHGAVLVHGVKPRTNIHVLEMDTSMGYAMPRLTQIT comes from the coding sequence GTGAATGTTGAAGGCGCCGGTTGCGCCGGTAAAGCTCAAAGCGGCATAAGCGGCTTAGATGATCTTATAAATGGAGGTTTCCCCAAAGGCAGCCTAATAGTTTTAGCTGGGAACCCCGGCACAGGCAAAACAATATTCTCAGCTAGATTCCTTTACCATGGCGCAGTTAATTGTGAAGAGAAGGGCATATACGTTAGCTTTGCGGAGAACCGAGAAAATTTCCTTAAGAACATGCTCAGTTTAGGCCTAGATTTTGAGAAGCTGGAAAAAGAAGGCAAATTCCGCTTCCTAGACATGCTGACCGTTAGAGGAGAAGCTGTCCAAACAGTTCTAGAGACTATGTTTAAAGAGGCGAGTAACATCGGAGCTAAGCGCCTAGTATTAGACTCCTTTTCAGCGTTGGCTCAAGCATTTAAGGAGACCCATGAAGCCAGAATTATTCTACATACGATTTTAAGTAAGATTACTAGGCTCATGGGTTGCACAACAATACTGATAGTGGAGACCCCGCATGGGGAAGAGAGGATTGGTTTAGGCATAGAGGAGTTTGTCGCCGACGGCATAATCCTGCTCAGGAGAACTAGGCTAGATGGAAGGCTCCTAAGGGATCTAGAATTACTTAAGATGAGGGGAACACCAATAGCTGAAACTCAGGCAGTCTTCACGCTTAAAGACGGCTTCAAAGTTTTCCCACCATTCAAACCCAAGCCAATTAAGAAATCATCCAGATTTCAGCCTCAGCCAGATACAGAAGAATACTTCTCAACAGGCTCACCAGACCTAGACGAGATGCTTGGAGGGGGCTACCTAAAGGGCTCGACGGTCTTGATCGATATAGGTGAGCAGATCTCAACGCTGCAATACCACTTAATTGCTGCCGTAACAGCCTGCAACTTCATTACTCAGGGTAGAGGCGTAATCATTGTTCCATCTAGGGGTGTAGACACCAGCCTCATATTTGAAAGGGTTGAGGAGTATGGCTTAACAATAGATGAGGTGAACAGGCTCCTAAGAATATGCGTCAAAGAATACCCCGGATTTAAGTCCAAACCATATCTTATAGCATTTGGAGGCAAGAGCATTGATGAGGATTATGCAAAATATATGAAGGGTGAACAGGAGCTAATAGAGAGCACCAGCCAGCCAATACTGCATGTTATTGGCGTGGACACTCTAATAGATGATTATGGGGTTAGAGAGACTATTTCAGCCATTAGAACCTACGCTACGCGAGTAAGGGAGACTGATGGTCTAGGCATAGTGCTGCTTAAGCCCGGCTACCCGAGGCTGGCTAAGATACTCTCAGCGACAGCGGACATACACTTAAAGATCACACGGGAGCATGGAGCCGTCCTAGTCCACGGCGTAAAGCCCAGAACAAACATACACGTGCTAGAAATGGACACTTCAATGGGCTATGCTATGCCAAGACTCACACAAATAACTTAG
- a CDS encoding TrmB family transcriptional regulator, protein MSVKNKIVEELKSGVKTVEDLVKATRSKPGIVKGQLTRLIKEGKVEKTPDGKYKLK, encoded by the coding sequence TTGAGCGTTAAAAACAAAATAGTTGAGGAACTAAAGTCCGGCGTAAAGACCGTTGAGGATCTTGTTAAAGCCACCAGGTCGAAGCCTGGTATAGTTAAGGGGCAGTTAACAAGGTTAATTAAGGAGGGGAAGGTTGAGAAGACGCCTGACGGAAAATATAAACTTAAGTAG
- a CDS encoding fumarate hydratase, with protein sequence MVSCSLIEEVALKLLELAAIRLPDDVKEALQKAYHEEKSPLGRLHLQNILENIRLAERENIPVCQDTGTISFYLKAGSRFRGLGKVEKALRSAVRKATLSIPLRPNAVDFLSNVNSGDNTGRYLPYLCWEIFEGDCLEITVLLKGGGSENACALKMMNPSEGLDGLKKFIVKSVIKAGGLPCPPTIIGVGLGGGADIAMSLAKKALLKPLDEKPEDERIASLEKELLETVNMTGIGPMGLGGSITALAVKIECAHRHPASYPVAVAFQCWAARKAAARILSDGGVDYLTHKV encoded by the coding sequence ATGGTTAGCTGCTCATTAATTGAGGAGGTGGCTCTAAAGCTTTTGGAGCTCGCGGCCATAAGATTGCCGGATGACGTTAAGGAGGCTCTCCAGAAAGCTTATCACGAGGAGAAGAGCCCTCTTGGAAGACTACACCTTCAAAATATTCTTGAGAATATACGTTTGGCTGAGAGAGAAAATATACCTGTCTGCCAGGATACTGGAACGATCTCGTTTTACTTGAAGGCGGGTTCGAGATTTAGGGGTTTAGGTAAGGTTGAAAAGGCTTTGCGCAGCGCTGTGAGAAAAGCAACTTTAAGCATACCGCTTAGACCAAACGCTGTGGATTTTCTTTCAAATGTGAATTCGGGGGATAATACTGGAAGGTATCTTCCATATTTATGCTGGGAGATTTTCGAGGGAGACTGCCTTGAAATCACGGTGTTACTTAAGGGAGGGGGGTCAGAGAATGCTTGCGCATTAAAGATGATGAATCCAAGCGAAGGTTTAGATGGATTAAAAAAGTTTATTGTGAAGAGCGTCATAAAAGCCGGTGGGCTTCCGTGCCCGCCGACAATTATAGGTGTTGGTTTAGGCGGTGGGGCGGATATAGCCATGAGCCTTGCTAAAAAGGCTCTACTTAAACCATTGGATGAAAAGCCCGAAGACGAGAGGATAGCGAGTCTTGAGAAAGAGCTTCTTGAAACCGTAAATATGACTGGCATAGGGCCAATGGGTCTTGGCGGAAGCATAACGGCTCTAGCGGTGAAGATCGAATGCGCCCATCGGCACCCAGCATCATATCCAGTAGCGGTCGCTTTCCAGTGCTGGGCTGCGAGAAAAGCCGCCGCCCGAATTCTTTCGGACGGTGGAGTAGATTATTTAACTCACAAGGTTTAA
- the radA gene encoding DNA repair and recombination protein RadA, with the protein MYESELERKRYLTIEEIPGVTPSLAEKLRELGFNTVESLAMATIRELEQAGISDKKAFEIINAARSSITLSFIRADEILKRRQNVLRLTTGSKKLDELLGGGLETQTITEFYGEYGSGKSQIAHQACVNVQLPPEKGGLDGGALYIDTENTFRPERIVQMAKFRGLDPQKVVKNIIWAEAYTSDHQMFLLENADKIIKENNIRLIVVDSLTAHFRSEYIGRENLALRQQKLNQHMHKLIRLARAFNAVALVTNQVMSSPEAFFSEGIRPIGGHIVAHTSHTRVFLRKSSKGPVRIARLVSSPHLPEGECLFKITENGIEDVAEEDRFSWE; encoded by the coding sequence ATGTATGAGAGCGAATTAGAGAGAAAACGGTATCTAACTATTGAGGAGATTCCAGGCGTAACTCCATCGTTGGCTGAGAAACTGCGTGAGTTAGGCTTCAACACAGTTGAGTCTCTAGCCATGGCAACAATACGCGAACTTGAGCAAGCTGGCATAAGCGATAAAAAGGCTTTTGAAATAATTAATGCGGCGCGCTCCTCCATAACGCTGTCATTTATACGCGCAGACGAGATCCTTAAAAGACGGCAAAATGTGCTCCGATTAACGACAGGGAGCAAAAAGCTAGACGAGCTGTTAGGAGGGGGACTTGAAACCCAAACAATAACAGAGTTTTACGGCGAATATGGATCTGGAAAAAGTCAGATTGCTCATCAGGCTTGCGTTAATGTTCAACTGCCTCCGGAGAAAGGAGGGTTAGATGGAGGAGCCCTATACATAGATACTGAGAATACTTTTAGGCCTGAGCGAATAGTTCAGATGGCTAAGTTTAGAGGATTAGATCCCCAGAAGGTTGTTAAGAACATTATTTGGGCTGAAGCGTATACGTCTGACCACCAGATGTTTCTGCTCGAGAACGCCGATAAAATAATAAAAGAGAACAATATACGCTTGATAGTCGTTGATTCTTTAACAGCGCATTTTAGAAGCGAATATATTGGCCGGGAAAACTTGGCTTTGAGACAGCAGAAGCTGAATCAGCATATGCATAAGCTTATTAGGCTGGCGAGAGCTTTTAACGCAGTTGCTTTAGTAACCAACCAAGTTATGTCAAGTCCTGAAGCCTTCTTCTCCGAAGGGATAAGACCTATAGGTGGGCACATAGTTGCTCACACAAGCCACACAAGAGTTTTCTTAAGGAAGAGCTCCAAAGGCCCTGTAAGAATAGCGCGCCTAGTCTCAAGCCCGCATCTTCCAGAAGGCGAATGCCTATTTAAAATAACTGAGAATGGTATAGAAGATGTCGCTGAAGAAGACAGGTTTAGCTGGGAATAA
- the rqcH gene encoding ribosome rescue protein RqcH, translated as MKEQMNSFDIAAVAAELNKIIKGSRIAKIYQINNKILLLNLRNPKGELLQLLVEAGRRIHLTSYDLEKPKKPPGFCMALRKYLENGIIKEVAQYDFERIIEVFIECGGQNYRLIVELFDKGNIILVDPENKVLHALTYRRMKDRSILRGETFKYPPRRGISPKDLNLKDLNKIKELGQLEVVKGLTRILDIGGFYAEEVLLMAGVDKNKTCSLLDETDLNAIFHSVKGLMTRIERGDYEPCIFIGREGDLIDVAPFPLKKYSDLHVQKVETFNKALDEYYAEFSVKLKAKQAEDAARQEIVKLEKILEGQKRNLQELKDKAETYRRIGDTIYSHLYEVDALLNRVMAEKRMGRRWEEIERILLEEKQNFISPSIYFVSLKPETLTLQMLVDGQMFDLNLKMSAQQNAARYYDMAKEAESKIIGLEEAIKQTVAKIEEAKVKAVKRIEEALKPPPLKRKREWFEKFRWFFSSEGFLVIGGRDAATNEVLIRKYMEDYDVVFHADIAGSPFTLIKTQGKTPTEITINEAAQFTASYSRAWREQISAIDVYWVKPEQVSKSPPSGEYLPRGSFMIYGSRNYVRNVPLEVSIGVKDDDGLKVIGGPTSAIAKQTNLYVKILPGSVPSGKLANEVRRMLADMAPHEKREEILKIPLEEIQAFIPSGMGRIVSNR; from the coding sequence TTGAAGGAGCAGATGAATAGCTTCGATATAGCAGCCGTAGCTGCGGAGCTCAACAAGATCATCAAGGGCTCCCGAATCGCTAAGATTTACCAGATAAATAATAAAATCTTACTATTAAATCTTCGTAACCCGAAAGGCGAGCTTCTTCAGCTTTTGGTTGAAGCTGGTAGAAGAATTCATTTAACTTCATATGATTTAGAGAAGCCTAAGAAGCCGCCGGGCTTCTGCATGGCTTTAAGAAAATATTTAGAGAACGGCATAATTAAGGAGGTTGCGCAATATGATTTCGAAAGGATAATTGAGGTTTTCATTGAGTGCGGTGGCCAGAACTATCGTCTTATAGTCGAACTATTTGATAAAGGAAACATCATACTTGTCGACCCAGAAAACAAAGTTTTGCACGCCTTGACTTATCGGAGGATGAAGGATAGAAGTATTCTGAGGGGTGAAACATTCAAGTATCCTCCCAGAAGAGGTATAAGCCCTAAAGATCTAAACCTAAAGGATCTTAACAAAATTAAGGAGCTTGGTCAGCTAGAGGTTGTTAAAGGGTTAACAAGAATTCTGGATATAGGTGGATTTTATGCCGAAGAGGTTCTCCTCATGGCGGGAGTCGATAAAAACAAGACATGCTCCCTGCTTGACGAGACCGACTTAAACGCTATTTTCCACAGCGTGAAAGGTCTGATGACTCGTATTGAGCGGGGAGACTATGAGCCATGCATATTTATCGGCAGAGAGGGTGATCTGATTGATGTTGCGCCATTCCCACTAAAAAAGTATTCTGATCTACATGTTCAGAAGGTTGAAACCTTCAATAAAGCCCTTGATGAATATTACGCGGAGTTTTCAGTTAAGTTAAAAGCTAAGCAGGCGGAGGATGCTGCTAGGCAGGAAATAGTTAAATTGGAGAAAATACTTGAGGGCCAAAAAAGGAATTTACAGGAGTTAAAGGATAAAGCCGAAACCTATCGCCGAATCGGAGACACGATATACAGCCATCTCTACGAGGTTGACGCCTTGTTAAACAGGGTTATGGCTGAAAAAAGGATGGGCAGGAGATGGGAAGAAATAGAGAGGATCCTACTAGAAGAAAAACAGAACTTTATTTCGCCTTCAATTTACTTTGTTTCTCTGAAGCCTGAAACTTTAACTCTTCAAATGTTGGTAGACGGGCAGATGTTCGATTTAAATCTTAAAATGTCGGCGCAGCAGAACGCTGCAAGATATTATGATATGGCGAAGGAGGCTGAAAGCAAGATTATTGGCTTAGAGGAAGCTATTAAACAGACCGTGGCAAAGATTGAGGAAGCTAAAGTTAAAGCCGTTAAGAGAATTGAAGAAGCCTTAAAGCCTCCACCGCTTAAGAGGAAGAGAGAATGGTTCGAGAAGTTCCGCTGGTTCTTTTCTTCTGAAGGCTTCCTCGTTATAGGTGGGAGGGACGCGGCGACAAACGAGGTTTTGATCCGAAAATATATGGAGGATTACGACGTAGTTTTTCACGCGGATATAGCTGGCTCACCATTCACTCTCATTAAAACCCAAGGCAAAACGCCCACAGAAATAACGATCAATGAGGCGGCTCAATTCACAGCTTCCTATTCGCGGGCGTGGAGGGAGCAGATCAGCGCCATAGACGTTTATTGGGTTAAGCCTGAACAGGTTAGTAAAAGTCCGCCTTCGGGAGAATATCTTCCAAGAGGCTCCTTCATGATTTATGGATCTAGAAACTACGTTAGGAATGTTCCGCTTGAGGTGTCTATAGGTGTTAAAGATGACGATGGATTAAAGGTTATTGGCGGGCCGACCAGCGCCATAGCTAAGCAGACAAACCTTTATGTGAAAATTCTCCCCGGCAGTGTGCCAAGCGGGAAACTTGCTAATGAGGTTAGGCGGATGCTGGCGGATATGGCTCCTCATGAAAAGCGTGAAGAGATACTGAAGATTCCATTGGAGGAGATCCAAGCCTTCATACCGTCAGGTATGGGAAGGATAGTTAGTAATAGATGA
- a CDS encoding nitroreductase family protein, with the protein MDFYDVIRTRRSIRSYKPDPIPDDVLMKVLDSARIAPSGSNRQPWKFIVVKDEEIKKKVAAACSGQMFIAEAPVVIVACGRNIHYNRGGYMGDLSMLVDVSIAFTHLILAARAEGLGTCWIGAFNNDELKRILNVPEEWNIVAVTPIGYPKDESFREPDSRKPLPEIVSVDRFQE; encoded by the coding sequence GTGGATTTCTATGATGTGATTAGGACTCGTAGAAGCATAAGATCCTATAAACCCGATCCAATACCAGATGATGTTTTAATGAAGGTTTTAGATTCCGCTAGAATAGCTCCTTCCGGCTCAAACCGTCAGCCATGGAAGTTTATAGTTGTAAAAGATGAAGAGATTAAGAAGAAGGTGGCGGCCGCCTGTAGCGGACAGATGTTTATAGCTGAAGCCCCGGTCGTCATCGTGGCTTGTGGACGCAACATCCATTACAATAGAGGTGGATATATGGGCGACCTCAGCATGCTCGTCGATGTCTCCATAGCCTTCACCCATCTAATTTTAGCGGCGAGAGCAGAGGGTTTGGGAACATGCTGGATTGGAGCGTTCAATAACGATGAGTTGAAAAGAATCTTAAATGTGCCTGAAGAATGGAACATTGTAGCGGTAACTCCAATAGGCTATCCGAAAGACGAGAGCTTTAGAGAGCCGGATTCGAGAAAACCGCTCCCGGAAATAGTTTCCGTAGATAGGTTTCAAGAGTAA
- a CDS encoding beta-N-acetylhexosaminidase, translated as MKADREVFIVPEPKRLKFTGKWFAFNGFSSFPSFLKAEFAVPEGDWVISTVEGVDEESKLKIEEGKVTICGAQNICYATLIQLIIQGKGYLPEIEAEESFKFKFRGYHLDIARGGVPKVETFKRILRLLFLLKYNYFAIYFEDLFPWRSYPQIGAHRGRLTEEELKEIIDYGDKLGIEVFPSLELSGHMENILSLPEFRKFSEWHNPGEGCLDLSNDEAREFAYRLLEEAIDYFPSARYIHVGGDETWALGRGRSLNRTWVFEGPRLYEVHHKEMISRVLRRGKEPVLWGDMISGMYLREEAEKWSEILKSDIWGKSLIANWDYSPSSIEYFKNKIKIFKDRNLRQIVCPGLSNWNRYYPNFDSAIENLRNFLLAAAEENIEGFLVTAWGDDREECLFSLLDPLILAAMELAEGHGNWERKWLAISGENDEILRSRILFGKREFSDVIKHVIFRDYWYRRLPEDEQKRILAEWKKMLEEIKGIRLPKDLGFIRELLALGIKILEGEAKVSDFITLSNIYVSLWLEERKPEGLERIVERFWGMAGKLDAGLP; from the coding sequence ATGAAAGCAGATAGAGAAGTTTTTATTGTTCCTGAGCCAAAGCGCTTGAAGTTCACTGGAAAATGGTTCGCCTTCAACGGGTTCTCAAGTTTCCCAAGCTTCCTTAAAGCCGAGTTCGCTGTCCCTGAGGGCGATTGGGTCATCTCTACAGTTGAGGGAGTAGATGAGGAGAGCAAACTAAAGATTGAGGAGGGAAAGGTCACCATATGTGGTGCCCAAAACATATGCTACGCAACGCTCATACAATTAATCATTCAGGGAAAGGGCTATTTACCTGAAATTGAGGCAGAAGAGTCTTTCAAGTTTAAGTTTAGGGGTTATCATCTGGACATAGCTAGGGGAGGGGTTCCAAAAGTTGAAACATTTAAGAGGATACTGCGCCTTCTATTCTTGCTCAAATACAACTACTTCGCCATATATTTTGAAGATTTATTTCCATGGAGAAGCTACCCGCAAATAGGCGCACATAGAGGTAGGCTAACTGAAGAGGAATTGAAGGAGATCATAGATTACGGCGACAAACTGGGCATAGAGGTTTTCCCATCGCTTGAACTTTCCGGCCATATGGAAAACATTCTTTCGTTACCTGAATTCCGAAAATTTAGTGAATGGCATAATCCTGGAGAAGGCTGCTTAGACCTAAGCAATGATGAGGCCAGGGAATTCGCCTATAGGCTTCTCGAGGAAGCTATCGATTATTTCCCATCAGCCAGATACATCCATGTGGGCGGAGACGAAACATGGGCTCTTGGAAGAGGAAGAAGCCTTAATAGAACATGGGTCTTCGAGGGGCCGCGGCTATATGAAGTACACCATAAAGAAATGATTAGTAGGGTTTTGAGGAGAGGTAAAGAGCCGGTTTTATGGGGCGACATGATCTCAGGCATGTATCTCAGAGAAGAAGCGGAGAAGTGGAGTGAAATCCTGAAGAGCGACATATGGGGGAAATCACTTATAGCCAACTGGGATTATAGTCCAAGTTCAATAGAATATTTTAAAAACAAGATAAAGATCTTTAAGGACCGAAATCTGAGGCAGATAGTTTGCCCCGGTCTCTCTAATTGGAACAGATACTATCCGAACTTTGATTCAGCCATAGAAAACTTAAGAAACTTTCTCTTGGCGGCGGCGGAAGAGAATATAGAAGGCTTCCTAGTGACAGCTTGGGGCGATGATAGAGAGGAATGTTTATTCTCGCTTCTAGATCCGCTAATCTTAGCTGCGATGGAGCTCGCCGAGGGGCATGGAAACTGGGAGAGAAAATGGCTTGCAATCAGTGGCGAGAACGATGAAATCCTTAGATCCAGAATCCTTTTTGGAAAAAGAGAATTTTCAGACGTCATAAAACACGTCATATTTAGAGACTATTGGTATAGGAGGCTTCCAGAAGATGAGCAAAAGAGGATCCTTGCGGAATGGAAGAAGATGCTTGAGGAGATTAAGGGCATTCGGCTGCCTAAAGACTTAGGTTTCATAAGAGAACTGCTGGCTCTCGGGATAAAAATTCTTGAAGGAGAAGCAAAGGTCTCAGACTTCATCACTTTATCAAATATTTACGTGAGCCTGTGGCTAGAGGAGAGGAAGCCTGAAGGATTAGAGAGGATTGTTGAAAGGTTTTGGGGTATGGCTGGCAAACTGGATGCTGGTCTTCCATAG